A single Pseudomonas sp. HN11 DNA region contains:
- a CDS encoding response regulator, translating to MLTRMGIKGRVLLLTLLPTSLMASLLGGYFTWMQLSELQTQLLQRGEMIAEQLAPLVAPALSARNTDLLERIATQSLEQPDVRAVSFLSPDRASLAHAGPTMLNQPPVGNSSHLLQRTGNDATRYLLPVFGRHRNLAGELIPDEADRLLGWVEVELSHNGMLLRGYRSLFASLLLIAIGLICTAALALRISRTINSPIGQIKQAVAQLKDGNLETRLPPLGSQELDQLASGINRMAETLQNAQEELQHSIDQATEDVRQNLETIEIQNIELDLARKEALEASRIKSEFLANMSHEIRTPLNGILGFTHLLQKSELTPRQLDYLGTIEKSADNLLGIINEILDFSKIEAGKLVLDSIPFNLRDLLQDTLTILAPAAHAKQLELVSLVYRDTPLALVGDPLRLKQILTNLISNAIKFTREGTIVARAMIEDEQEDSVQLRISVQDTGIGLSNQDVRALFQAFSQADNSLSRQPGGTGLGLVISKRLIEQMGGEIGVDSTPGEGSEFWISLNLPKTRDDVEDLPCAPLLGHRVALLENHELARQALQHQLEDCGLEVTPFNSLESLTNGITSAHQTEQAIDLAVLGVTANDIPPERLNQHLWDLEHLGCKVLVLCPTTEQMLFNQSVPNPNSQLQAKPACTRKLRRALSDLISPRPLRSEPGEPLSSRAPRVLCVDDNPANLLLVQTLLEDMGARVRAVESGYAAVDAVKQDTFDLVLMDVQMPGMDGRQSTEAIRQWESERSGTPLPVVALTAHAMANEKRALLQSGMDDYLTKPISERQLAQVVLKWTGLALRNQGPERATDGLGPGIQLPVLNHEEGLRLAAGKADLAADMLAMLLASLEADRLAITIARDAHDNNALIERVHRLHGATRYCGVPQLRAACHRAETLLKQDDAKAQHALEELDMAIARLASEARVNA from the coding sequence GTGCTGACAAGAATGGGGATAAAAGGCCGCGTACTGTTGCTGACCTTATTACCGACCAGCCTGATGGCCTCGTTGTTGGGAGGCTATTTCACTTGGATGCAGCTCTCGGAACTGCAGACCCAATTGCTGCAACGCGGCGAAATGATTGCCGAGCAGTTGGCGCCATTGGTGGCGCCCGCGCTGAGCGCGCGCAACACCGACTTGCTGGAACGCATCGCCACTCAATCCCTGGAACAGCCGGACGTACGCGCCGTGTCGTTCCTCAGCCCGGACCGTGCGTCCCTCGCCCACGCCGGCCCGACCATGCTCAACCAGCCGCCGGTCGGCAACAGCTCCCACCTGCTGCAGCGCACCGGCAATGACGCCACCCGCTATTTGTTGCCGGTGTTTGGCCGCCATCGCAACCTCGCAGGCGAGCTGATCCCGGATGAAGCCGACCGCCTGCTGGGCTGGGTAGAGGTGGAACTGTCCCACAATGGCATGTTGCTGCGCGGCTATCGCAGCTTGTTCGCCAGCCTGCTGCTGATCGCCATCGGCCTGATCTGCACCGCGGCCTTGGCGCTGCGCATCAGCCGCACGATCAATTCGCCGATCGGCCAGATCAAGCAAGCCGTGGCCCAGCTCAAGGACGGCAATCTGGAAACCCGCTTACCCCCATTGGGCAGCCAGGAACTGGACCAACTCGCTTCAGGCATCAATCGCATGGCCGAGACCCTGCAGAATGCGCAGGAAGAACTGCAGCACAGCATCGACCAGGCCACCGAAGACGTGCGCCAGAACCTGGAAACCATCGAGATCCAGAACATCGAGCTGGACCTGGCGCGCAAAGAGGCCCTCGAGGCGAGCCGCATCAAATCGGAGTTTCTGGCCAACATGAGCCATGAAATCCGCACGCCGCTCAACGGCATCCTCGGTTTCACCCACTTGCTGCAAAAAAGCGAGCTGACTCCACGCCAGCTGGACTACCTGGGCACCATCGAAAAGTCCGCCGACAACCTGCTGGGCATCATTAACGAGATTCTCGACTTCTCGAAAATCGAAGCCGGTAAGCTGGTGCTCGACAGCATCCCGTTCAACCTGCGCGACTTGCTGCAAGACACCCTGACCATCCTCGCGCCCGCCGCCCATGCCAAGCAGCTGGAACTGGTGAGCCTGGTGTACCGCGACACGCCGCTGGCGCTGGTGGGCGACCCGCTGCGGCTAAAACAGATCCTCACCAACTTGATCAGCAACGCGATCAAGTTCACCCGCGAAGGCACCATCGTGGCCCGGGCGATGATCGAGGACGAACAGGAAGACAGCGTGCAATTGCGCATCAGCGTGCAGGACACCGGCATCGGCCTGTCCAACCAGGACGTACGCGCACTGTTCCAAGCCTTCAGCCAGGCCGACAACTCACTGTCGCGTCAACCGGGCGGCACGGGGTTGGGCCTGGTGATTTCCAAGCGCCTGATTGAACAGATGGGCGGCGAAATCGGCGTCGACAGCACGCCGGGCGAAGGCTCGGAATTCTGGATCAGCCTGAACCTGCCCAAGACCCGCGACGATGTCGAAGACCTGCCTTGCGCGCCGCTGCTGGGCCATCGCGTGGCGCTGCTGGAAAATCACGAGCTGGCACGCCAGGCGTTGCAGCATCAATTGGAAGACTGCGGTCTGGAAGTCACGCCGTTCAATAGCCTGGAAAGCCTGACCAACGGCATCACCAGCGCCCATCAGACCGAGCAGGCCATCGACCTTGCGGTGCTCGGCGTGACAGCCAATGACATTCCGCCCGAGCGCCTCAACCAGCACCTTTGGGACCTCGAACATTTGGGCTGCAAGGTGCTGGTGTTGTGCCCCACCACTGAACAGATGCTGTTCAACCAGTCGGTACCCAACCCCAACAGCCAGTTGCAGGCGAAGCCCGCCTGTACGCGCAAACTGCGCCGTGCGCTGTCCGACCTGATCAGCCCGCGCCCATTGCGCAGTGAGCCCGGCGAGCCACTGTCCAGCCGTGCACCGCGCGTGTTGTGCGTGGACGACAACCCGGCCAACCTGCTGCTGGTGCAGACCCTGCTGGAAGACATGGGCGCACGGGTGCGTGCGGTGGAAAGCGGTTATGCCGCCGTCGATGCCGTGAAACAGGACACCTTCGACCTGGTGCTGATGGACGTGCAGATGCCCGGCATGGACGGCCGCCAGAGCACCGAGGCCATCCGCCAGTGGGAAAGCGAACGCAGTGGCACGCCACTGCCGGTGGTCGCCCTCACCGCCCACGCCATGGCCAACGAAAAACGCGCCTTGCTGCAAAGCGGCATGGACGATTACCTGACCAAACCCATCAGCGAGCGGCAACTGGCGCAGGTGGTGTTGAAATGGACGGGTCTGGCCCTGCGTAATCAAGGCCCGGAACGCGCAACGGATGGTCTCGGCCCCGGCATACAACTGCCGGTGCTGAACCACGAGGAAGGTCTGCGCCTGGCCGCCGGCAAGGCTGACTTGGCGGCCGACATGCTGGCGATGCTGCTGGCTTCCCTGGAAGCTGACCGGCTCGCCATCACCATTGCCCGTGACGCCCATGACAACAACGCGCTGATCGAACGCGTACACCGGCTGCACGGCGCCACCCGTTATTGCGGCGTACCGCAACTGCGTGCCGCCTGTCACCGCGCCGAAACCCTGCTCAAGCAGGACGACGCCAAGGCCCAGCATGCCCTGGAGGAACTGGACATGGCCATCGCCCGGCTCGCCAGCGAAGCGAGGGTCAACGCCTGA
- a CDS encoding 2-hydroxyacid dehydrogenase: MRVILFSSQTYDRDSFLGEPLPPGLELQFQPARLNLDTVALAKHHEVVCAFINDDLGAPVLEHLAKGGTRLIALRSAGYNHVDLVAAKRLGLIIVRVPAYSPHAVAEHAVALILALNRRLHRACNRTRDGDFSLHGLTGFDLAGKTVGVVGTGQIGATFAKIMAGFGCQLLAYDPFPNPQVQVLGTRYVSLPELLTQAQIISLHCPLTADSKHLINARSLSQMQPGAMLINTGRGGLVDTPALIEGLKNGQLGYLGLDVYEEEAQLFFEDRSDLPLQDDVLARLLTFPNVIITAHQAFLTREALAAIAGTTLANIAAWADGQAQNLVEG, encoded by the coding sequence ATGCGCGTCATTCTTTTCAGCAGCCAGACCTACGACCGCGACAGTTTTCTCGGCGAACCCTTGCCGCCAGGCCTGGAACTTCAGTTCCAGCCCGCCCGCCTCAATCTGGACACCGTGGCCCTGGCCAAGCATCACGAAGTGGTCTGCGCCTTCATCAACGACGATCTCGGCGCTCCGGTGCTGGAGCATCTGGCCAAGGGCGGCACTCGGTTGATCGCCTTGCGTTCGGCGGGCTACAACCATGTGGACCTGGTCGCCGCCAAGCGCCTGGGCCTGATCATCGTGCGCGTGCCGGCCTATTCTCCCCATGCGGTGGCCGAGCATGCAGTCGCGCTGATCCTCGCCCTCAACCGCCGCTTGCACCGCGCCTGCAACCGTACCCGCGATGGCGATTTCAGCCTGCATGGCCTCACCGGTTTCGACCTGGCGGGCAAGACCGTCGGCGTGGTCGGCACCGGCCAGATCGGCGCTACCTTCGCCAAGATCATGGCCGGATTCGGCTGCCAACTGCTCGCCTACGATCCTTTCCCCAACCCACAGGTGCAGGTGCTCGGGACGCGCTACGTGAGCCTGCCCGAACTGCTGACCCAGGCGCAGATCATCAGCCTGCACTGCCCACTGACCGCCGACAGCAAACACCTGATCAACGCCCGCTCACTGTCGCAGATGCAACCGGGTGCGATGCTGATCAACACCGGTCGTGGCGGCCTGGTCGACACCCCGGCACTGATCGAGGGGCTCAAGAACGGCCAGCTCGGCTATCTGGGCCTGGACGTGTATGAAGAAGAAGCCCAGCTGTTTTTCGAAGACCGCTCCGACCTGCCCCTGCAGGACGACGTACTCGCCCGCCTGCTGACCTTCCCCAACGTAATCATCACCGCCCACCAGGCGTTTCTCACCCGCGAAGCCCTGGCGGCGATTGCCGGCACCACCCTGGCCAACATTGCAGCGTGGGCTGATGGGCAGGCGCAGAACCTCGTCGAAGGATGA
- a CDS encoding META domain-containing protein — MKGLLLLAALGAALTGCAGDSVKLKQDHSYVVEWIGERPLMDYAHLTVTLGADGRAYGNGGCNHWFAPYTVEGNTLTFGKIGSTRKLCAEALMEQEHRFFQALQGVQRWDISPIEQTRFWPAEGLPIRLWLEEG, encoded by the coding sequence ATGAAAGGCCTGCTTCTGCTCGCCGCCCTCGGGGCGGCCTTGACGGGTTGCGCTGGGGACTCGGTCAAGCTCAAGCAGGATCACAGCTACGTGGTGGAATGGATTGGTGAACGGCCACTGATGGACTACGCGCACCTGACCGTCACCCTCGGTGCCGATGGCCGCGCCTACGGCAATGGCGGGTGCAACCACTGGTTTGCGCCGTACACCGTCGAGGGCAATACGCTCACTTTCGGCAAAATCGGCAGCACCCGCAAACTCTGCGCCGAAGCCTTGATGGAGCAGGAACATCGCTTCTTCCAGGCCTTGCAAGGGGTGCAGCGCTGGGATATCTCGCCGATCGAACAGACGCGCTTCTGGCCGGCCGAGGGCCTGCCGATTCGCCTGTGGCTCGAAGAGGGTTAA
- a CDS encoding TlpA disulfide reductase family protein — protein MTRRLIGALAIITTLLLSGCGNDYGVDQYGKKVASERLDKQWLVVNYWAEWCGPCRTEIPELNALAEQLKAQNVGVFGVNFDNVQGEELKAASDKLGIKFTVLAQNPEDIFDIPRSEALPVTYIIDDKGKVREQLMGEQTAEGVLARLKALRG, from the coding sequence ATGACAAGGCGACTGATCGGTGCATTGGCGATCATCACAACCCTGCTGCTCAGCGGCTGCGGTAACGATTACGGCGTTGACCAATACGGCAAGAAGGTAGCGTCCGAACGCTTGGACAAGCAGTGGTTGGTGGTCAACTACTGGGCCGAATGGTGTGGCCCGTGCCGCACGGAAATCCCCGAACTCAATGCCTTGGCCGAGCAGTTGAAGGCGCAGAACGTTGGCGTGTTCGGGGTCAACTTCGACAATGTGCAGGGTGAAGAGCTCAAAGCCGCCAGCGACAAGCTGGGCATCAAATTCACAGTGCTGGCGCAGAACCCGGAAGATATTTTCGATATTCCACGCAGCGAAGCCTTGCCGGTGACCTACATCATTGATGACAAGGGCAAGGTGCGCGAGCAGTTGATGGGTGAGCAAACGGCGGAAGGCGTATTGGCAAGACTCAAGGCCCTGCGCGGCTAA
- the arsC gene encoding arsenate reductase (glutaredoxin) (This arsenate reductase requires both glutathione and glutaredoxin to convert arsenate to arsenite, after which the efflux transporter formed by ArsA and ArsB can extrude the arsenite from the cell, providing resistance.), translating to MTDLTLYHNPRCSKSRGALELLEARGLSPNVVRYLETPLDAAQLKALLGKLGFSARQLLRTGEDEYKTLNLADASLSEAQLIAAIAEHPKLMERPILETADKAIIGRPPENVLEILP from the coding sequence ATGACCGATCTGACGCTTTATCACAACCCGCGCTGCTCGAAATCCCGCGGTGCGCTGGAACTGCTCGAAGCCCGCGGCCTTTCGCCCAACGTGGTGCGCTACCTGGAAACCCCGCTGGACGCTGCGCAATTGAAGGCGTTGCTGGGCAAACTGGGGTTCAGCGCCCGCCAACTGCTGCGCACCGGCGAAGACGAATACAAGACCCTCAACCTGGCCGACGCCAGCCTCAGCGAAGCACAGTTGATTGCCGCCATTGCTGAGCATCCGAAGCTGATGGAACGCCCGATCCTGGAAACCGCCGACAAAGCCATCATTGGCCGACCGCCGGAAAACGTACTGGAGATCCTGCCGTGA
- the wrbA gene encoding NAD(P)H:quinone oxidoreductase has protein sequence MTSPYVLVLYYSRNGSVSEMARQIARGIEQGGMEARLRTVPAISTECEAVAPSIPDEGALYASLDDLKHCSGLALGSPTRFGNMAAPLKYFIDGTSNLWLTGALVGKPAGVFTSTASLHGGQETTLMSMLLPLLHHGMLITGLPYSEQALLDTQGGGTPYGASHHAGPDGKRMLDPHEIALCRALGLRLATTATLLESGSGQKA, from the coding sequence GTGACGTCGCCCTATGTGCTGGTGTTGTATTACAGCCGCAATGGCTCGGTGAGCGAAATGGCCCGGCAGATTGCCCGGGGCATCGAGCAAGGCGGCATGGAAGCGCGCTTGCGCACCGTGCCGGCGATCTCCACCGAGTGCGAAGCCGTGGCGCCGAGCATCCCGGACGAAGGCGCGCTGTATGCCAGCCTGGATGACCTGAAGCACTGCTCAGGCCTGGCCCTGGGCAGCCCGACCCGCTTCGGCAACATGGCCGCGCCGCTCAAATACTTCATCGACGGCACCAGCAACCTGTGGCTTACCGGCGCCCTCGTCGGCAAGCCGGCCGGGGTGTTCACCTCCACCGCCAGCCTCCACGGCGGTCAGGAAACCACGCTGATGTCGATGCTGCTGCCGCTGCTGCACCATGGCATGCTGATCACCGGCCTGCCGTACAGCGAACAGGCGTTGCTGGATACCCAGGGTGGCGGCACGCCGTATGGCGCCAGCCACCATGCCGGGCCCGATGGCAAGCGCATGCTCGATCCACATGAAATCGCTCTGTGCCGTGCCCTTGGTCTGCGTCTAGCGACTACCGCGACCTTGCTGGAGAGCGGCAGTGGCCAGAAAGCCTAA
- a CDS encoding DUF2069 domain-containing protein, giving the protein MARKPKVLPPQAWLEPRVKLARVLSLLAFFGLVGLLCVYYLFVADLHGARPWVILLIELVPLLVLAPGMLLGSARGHSWMCFVVNLYFIKGALAAYDPNRQWFGVLEMLASLAVFCTALLYVRWRHQLNRRLAEARVA; this is encoded by the coding sequence GTGGCCAGAAAGCCTAAGGTCTTGCCACCCCAGGCGTGGCTGGAGCCACGGGTGAAGCTGGCACGCGTGCTGAGCCTGCTGGCGTTTTTTGGGCTGGTGGGGCTGCTCTGCGTGTACTACCTGTTCGTCGCCGACCTGCACGGCGCACGGCCGTGGGTGATCCTGCTGATCGAACTGGTGCCGCTGCTGGTGCTCGCGCCGGGCATGCTGCTGGGCAGCGCGCGCGGGCATTCGTGGATGTGCTTTGTAGTGAACCTGTATTTCATCAAGGGCGCGCTGGCGGCGTATGACCCGAACCGGCAGTGGTTCGGGGTGTTGGAGATGCTGGCGAGCTTGGCGGTGTTTTGCACCGCGTTGCTGTATGTGCGCTGGCGGCATCAGTTGAATCGCCGCCTGGCTGAAGCCCGGGTCGCCTGA
- a CDS encoding DNA-3-methyladenine glycosylase I has translation MRDYKWLHEYCLNRFGSAAELEAHLPVPKTPAQLRKIKDDRYLSTLALRVFRAGLKHSVVDAKWPAFEQVFFGFDPEKVVLMGAEHLERLMQDTRIIRHLGKLKSVPRNAQMILDIEQEKGSFGAFVAEWPVTDIVGLWKYLSKHGHQLGGLSAPRFLRMVGKDTFVPSYDVVAALNAQKIVDKAPTSLRDLATVQGAFNQWHAESGRPMCQLSMMLAYTVNH, from the coding sequence ATGCGCGATTACAAGTGGCTGCACGAATACTGTCTGAACCGCTTCGGTTCGGCAGCCGAGCTGGAAGCCCATTTGCCTGTACCCAAGACCCCAGCGCAATTGCGCAAGATCAAAGATGATCGCTACCTGTCGACCCTGGCGCTGCGCGTGTTTCGCGCGGGCTTGAAGCACAGCGTGGTGGATGCCAAGTGGCCGGCCTTCGAGCAAGTGTTCTTCGGCTTCGACCCGGAAAAGGTCGTGCTGATGGGCGCCGAGCACCTGGAGCGGCTGATGCAGGACACGCGCATCATCCGTCACCTGGGCAAGCTCAAGAGCGTGCCGCGCAATGCGCAGATGATCCTCGATATTGAGCAGGAGAAGGGCAGCTTTGGTGCCTTTGTCGCTGAATGGCCGGTGACCGATATCGTCGGGCTGTGGAAATACCTGAGCAAGCATGGCCATCAACTCGGCGGGTTATCAGCGCCGCGCTTCCTGCGCATGGTCGGCAAGGACACCTTTGTGCCGAGTTATGATGTGGTGGCGGCGCTGAATGCACAGAAGATCGTCGACAAGGCGCCGACCAGCCTGCGCGATCTGGCGACGGTGCAGGGCGCGTTCAACCAGTGGCACGCCGAGAGCGGGCGGCCGATGTGCCAGTTGTCGATGATGTTGGCTTACACCGTCAATCATTAA
- the ttcA gene encoding tRNA 2-thiocytidine(32) synthetase TtcA, with protein MGTLTVNQNKLQKRLRRLAGEAVADFNMIEDGDKVMVCLSGGKDSYTMLDVLLHLQKVAPIKFEIVAVNMDQKQPGFPEHVLPAYLKELGVEYHIVEKDTYSVVKELIPEGKTTCSLCSRLRRGTLYTFADEIGATKMALGHHRDDIVETFFLNMFFNGSLKAMPPKLRADDGRNVVIRPLAYCNEKDIQAYSDLKQFPIIPCNLCGSQENLQRQVVKEMLVDWERKTPGRTESIFRSLQNVQPSQLADRNLFDFTSLKIDETAAPRFVNVVNL; from the coding sequence ATGGGCACTCTTACGGTCAACCAGAACAAACTGCAAAAACGCCTGCGTCGCCTGGCCGGTGAAGCGGTCGCCGATTTCAACATGATCGAGGATGGCGACAAGGTCATGGTTTGCCTCTCCGGCGGCAAAGACAGCTACACCATGCTTGACGTGTTGCTGCACCTGCAAAAGGTCGCGCCGATCAAGTTCGAGATCGTCGCCGTCAACATGGACCAGAAGCAACCGGGCTTCCCCGAGCATGTGCTGCCGGCGTACCTCAAGGAGCTGGGCGTCGAGTACCACATCGTCGAAAAAGACACGTACTCGGTGGTCAAGGAGCTGATTCCGGAAGGCAAGACCACCTGCTCGCTGTGCTCACGTCTGCGCCGTGGCACGCTGTACACCTTCGCCGATGAGATCGGCGCGACCAAGATGGCCCTGGGTCACCACCGCGACGACATCGTCGAGACCTTCTTCCTCAATATGTTCTTCAACGGCTCGCTCAAGGCCATGCCGCCCAAGCTGCGCGCCGATGACGGACGCAACGTAGTGATCCGCCCGCTGGCGTATTGCAACGAGAAGGACATCCAGGCCTACTCCGACCTCAAGCAGTTCCCGATCATCCCGTGCAACCTGTGCGGCTCCCAGGAAAACCTGCAACGCCAGGTGGTCAAGGAAATGCTGGTGGACTGGGAGCGCAAGACCCCGGGCCGTACCGAAAGCATCTTCCGCAGCTTGCAGAATGTGCAGCCGTCGCAGTTGGCCGACCGCAACCTGTTTGACTTCACCAGCTTGAAAATCGATGAAACCGCCGCCCCGCGCTTCGTCAATGTGGTGAACCTCTGA
- a CDS encoding Yip1 family protein, which produces MIHHVVGLFTHPDQEWREIRGDKEESIGHMYLTHTLILAAIPAVSAFIGTTQVGWVIGNRAPVMLTQESALWMTLMSYAAMLGGVAVMGAFIHWMARTYDANPSMARCVAFATYTATPLFIGGLAALYPHMWLGMVVGTAAICYTVYLLYVGLPTFMNIDPDEGFLFSSSVLAVGLVVLVAIMAFTVIVWGLGVGPIYTN; this is translated from the coding sequence ATGATCCATCACGTCGTGGGGCTGTTTACCCATCCCGACCAGGAATGGCGGGAAATCCGTGGCGATAAAGAAGAAAGCATCGGCCACATGTACCTCACTCACACCCTGATTCTCGCGGCGATCCCTGCCGTCTCCGCCTTTATCGGCACCACCCAGGTCGGCTGGGTCATCGGCAATCGCGCGCCGGTGATGCTGACCCAGGAAAGCGCCCTGTGGATGACTCTTATGTCCTACGCCGCCATGCTCGGCGGCGTGGCGGTGATGGGCGCGTTCATCCACTGGATGGCCCGCACTTACGACGCCAACCCCAGCATGGCGCGCTGCGTGGCCTTTGCCACCTACACCGCTACGCCTCTGTTTATCGGCGGGCTGGCCGCACTCTATCCGCATATGTGGCTGGGCATGGTCGTGGGTACGGCGGCCATCTGTTACACGGTGTACCTGCTCTATGTGGGGCTGCCGACCTTCATGAATATCGACCCGGATGAAGGTTTCCTGTTTTCCAGCTCGGTACTGGCCGTGGGCCTGGTGGTATTGGTGGCAATCATGGCGTTTACCGTGATCGTCTGGGGCCTGGGCGTGGGCCCGATCTACACCAACTGA
- a CDS encoding SprT family zinc-dependent metalloprotease, translating into MPEQLNTRVEDCFLQAESFFKRSFKRPQVSLKLRGQKAGVAHLHENLLRFNPQLYRENSQHFLKQTVAHEVAHLIAHQLFGERIQPHGEEWQLIMRGVYELPPDRCHTYEVKRRQVTRYIYRCPCADSDFPFSSQRHGMVARGRRYLCRRCRQTLVFTGETRVE; encoded by the coding sequence ATGCCCGAGCAACTCAATACCCGCGTCGAAGATTGTTTCCTGCAAGCCGAATCCTTTTTCAAACGAAGCTTCAAACGCCCCCAGGTCAGCCTCAAGCTACGGGGCCAGAAGGCCGGTGTCGCGCATTTGCACGAGAACCTGCTGCGTTTCAACCCACAGTTGTACCGTGAAAACAGCCAACATTTCCTGAAACAGACCGTGGCCCATGAGGTGGCGCATCTGATTGCCCACCAGTTGTTTGGCGAGCGTATCCAGCCCCATGGCGAGGAATGGCAATTGATCATGCGTGGGGTCTACGAACTACCGCCGGACCGTTGCCACACCTATGAGGTGAAGCGTCGCCAGGTGACTCGCTATATCTACCGATGCCCGTGCGCGGACAGTGACTTTCCGTTCTCCTCACAACGCCATGGCATGGTGGCTCGAGGGCGGCGGTATTTGTGCAGGCGGTGTCGGCAGACCTTGGTGTTTACCGGCGAAACCCGCGTCGAATAG